From Numenius arquata chromosome 4, bNumArq3.hap1.1, whole genome shotgun sequence, a single genomic window includes:
- the GFOD1 gene encoding glucose-fructose oxidoreductase domain-containing protein 1 isoform X3, whose amino-acid sequence MGKFMGIGKNVICDRTATPLDAFRMMTAAHYYPKLMSIMGNVLRFLPAFVKMKQLIQEGYVGELLVCEVQVHSGSLLGKKYNWSCDDLMGGGGLHSVGTYIIDLLTFLTSQKAVKVHGLLKTFVKQTDHIKGIRQITSDDFCTFQMVLEGGVCCTVTLNFNVPGEFKQDIIVVGSAGRLIVIGTDLYGQSNSSPQRELLLKDSTPVSNSLLPEKAFSDIPSPYLRGTIKMVQAVRQAFEDQDDRRTWDGRPLTMAATFDDCLYALCVVDTIKKSNQLGEWQNISIMTEEPELSPAYLISEAMRKSRMSLYC is encoded by the coding sequence gCATTGGAAAAAATGTCATCTGTGACCGAACGGCGACTCCCCTGGATGCTTTTAGGATGATGACTGCGGCTCATTATTACCCAAAGCTCATGAGCATCATGGGGAACGTTTTGCGCTTCCTGCCCGCCTTCGTGAAGATGAAGCAGCTGATCCAGGAGGGTTACGTAGGGGAGCTGCTGGTGTGCGAGGTACAGGTTCACAGCGGAAGCCTGCTGGGCAAGAAATACAACTGGAGCTGTGATGACCTGATGGGAGGTGGGGGCTTGCACTCAGTTGGCACCTACATCATCGACCTTCTGACCTTCCTCACCAGCCAGAAGGCCGTGAAGGTGCACGGGTTGCTCAAGACCTTCGTGAAGCAGACGGACCACATCAAGGGGATACGACAGATCACCAGCGATGACTTCTGTACGTTTCAGATGGTCCTGGAAGGCGGCGTGTGCTGCACGGTGACGCTCAACTTCAACGTCCCAGGGGAGTTCAAACAAGACATTATTGTGGTGGGTTCAGCAGGACGGCTGATTGTAATAGGCACTGATCTCTACGGACAGAGCAACAGCTCTCCTCAGCGGgagctcctgctgaaggactCCACGCCAGTCAGCAACTCCTTACTTCCAGAGAAGGCCTTCAGTGACATCCCATCCCCCTACCTCCGGGGCACCATTAAGATGGTTCAAGCTGTCCGGCAGGCATTTGAGGACCAGGACGACAGGAGGACCTGGGACGGGAGGCCCCTCACGATGGCTGCCACTTTTGACGACTGTCTGTACGCCCTGTGTGTGGTGGACACCATTAAAAAGTCAAACCAGTTGGGGGAGTGGCAGAACATTTCAATCATGACTGAGGAGCCAGAACTGAGCCCGGCATACTTAATCAGTGAAGCCATGCGGAAGAGCAGGATGTCTCTGTACTGCTAG